A window of the Cucurbita pepo subsp. pepo cultivar mu-cu-16 chromosome LG01, ASM280686v2, whole genome shotgun sequence genome harbors these coding sequences:
- the LOC111789518 gene encoding uncharacterized protein LOC111789518 — MESGGKGREEEQDGISVHSPCKAPPSSASSLPKEQPQIELELKLLQALEIYPLVKLQGIHRHFVLFGLMEFLRRSFDRPFSSDEVLQLLDRFYNLEMLKPDDEEMEILNQEEDFCLPQTFFVKEES; from the exons ATGGAAAGCGGCGGCAAAGGGAGAGAGGAAGAGCAAGACGGCATTTCTGTACATTCTCCATGTAAAGCTCCACCGTCCTCCGCTTCCTCTCTTCCCaag GAGCAACCACAGATTGAATTGGAACTCAAACTCTTGCAAGCTCTTGAGATTTATCCGTTAGTCAAGTTACAAG GCATACATCGCCACTTTGTCCTCTTCGGGTTGATGGAATTTCTGCGAAGAAG CTTTGATCGTCCGTTCTCTTCTGATGAGGTTTTACAGTTGTTGGATCGGTTCTATAACCTGGAAATGCTG AAGCCAGACGATGAGGAAATGGAAATTCTGAATCAAGAGGAAGATTTTTGCTTACCTCAAACCTTCTTCGTCAAAGAAGAGTCTTAA
- the LOC111793332 gene encoding uncharacterized protein LOC111793332 has product MAATGRCETSSHSTKQPDIIGLGSTHSEDTAGEGFSLSPTEQLAYGSSSCINLLELSDLVQVDENVNRPEAGTIFLGNPDHDVYQLQFKDDESDVSSICSAKSEKSSGSQGPTSASQVYDITHESGGNAMSPTQSPPLQTMDRVGGYESYDPSRIPSAVFQRSRSSTPLEWSIASNESLFSIHGGDDSFSGDNLSMLSDLGKSDELTKSDELTKSDELTKSDELTKSDELLVFNSPPAVITSRETEMKSVEYEEEPKVADTTEYNIEDKEGLVAEDLSGRNVLPPALSSNSSSRSRHSERSQCSSNSFAFPILADEVAQDVSVLADDKIEGAPVSTKSHHANSWFPCCSCSCYKWNCYSRSCCKWTCCSCSSCCTWNCYSCNFRPHCHFCPRCRIFYPCHFCRG; this is encoded by the exons ATGGCAGCGACGGGTAGATGTGAAACAAGCTCACATTCAACAAAACAGCCAGATATTATAGGTTTAGGCAGTACACATTCTGAAGATACTGCTGGGGAAGGATTTTCACTTTCCCCAACAGAGCAGCTGGCGTATGGGTCTTCATCATGTATAAACTTGTTGGAATTATCAGATCTTGTTCAAGTTGACGAAAATGTTAACCGACCCGAAGCAGGCACAATTTTCTTGGGAAATCCCGATCATGATGTTTACCAGCTTCAATTTAAAGATGATGAGAGCGATGTTTCCAGCATTTGTTCTGCCAAATCAGAGAAGAGTAGCGGTTCTCAAGGTCCCACATCTGCATCTCAAGTTTATGATATTACCCATGAGTCTGGTGGAAATGCTATGTCTCCAACCCAATCCCCTCCTCTTCAGACAATGGATCGTGTGGGAGGATATGAATCATATGATCCGTCAAGAATTCCATCTGCAGTTTTCCAAAGAAGTAGATCATCCACTCCATTGGAATGGAGTATTGCTTCAAATGAATCCTTGTTTAGCATTCATGGTGGAGATGATAGTTTCTCCGGAGATAATTTGTCGATGTTGAGTGATTTAGGGAAGTCAGACGAGTTGACGAAGTCAGACGAGTTGACGAAATCAGACGAGTTGACGAAATCAGACGAGTTGACGAAATCAGACGAGTTGCTTGTGTTTAACTCACCACCTGCAGTTATCACGTCAAGAGAAACTGAAATGAAGAGTGTCGAATATGAAGAGGAGCCTAAAGTGGCAGATACCACAGAATATAACATTGAAGATAAAGAGGGTTTGGTTGCAGAAGATCTAAGTGGAAGAAACGTACTGCCTCCTGCATTATCATCGAATTCCTCTAGCAGATCTCGCCACTCTGAAAGAAGTCAATGCAGCTCAAATTCCTTCGCTTTCCCCAT TTTGGCCGATGAGGTGGCTCAGGATGTATCTGTGCTTGCGGATGATAAAATAGAAGGTGCTCCAGTCTCTACAAAATCTCATCATGCAAACTCTTGGTTTCCCTGctgttcatgttcttgttacaaatggaattGCTATTCACGTTCTTGTTGCAAATGGACTTGCTGTTCATGTTCGTCTTGTTGCACATGGAACTGCTATAGTTGTAATTTTCGTCCTCACTGTCATTTTTGTCCTCGATGCCGTATTTTTTACCCTTGCCATTTTTGTCGTGGTTAA
- the LOC111793317 gene encoding ureide permease 1-like yields MYMVESKAGAISCMMLSLFFLGTFPALLTLVERRGRLPQHTYLDYSITNFLAAVIIALTLGEIGKSSQDSPSFIQQLSQDNLPSVMFAMAGGVALSIGNLLAQYAWAFVGLSVTKVISCSIVVVIGTTVNYFLDNKINKAEILFPGVACFLVAAFLGSVVHSSNMADNKVKLKSSSADSEQSMETKVPLILNMVEPTNLESAAYSSRKAKAGTADFLVQLENRRSIKVFGKSTLIGLCLTFFSGISISLFSPLFNLATNDQWHTLKEGVPHLTVYTAFFYLSASCFFIGVILNVVFFYRPMLNLPKTTFKEYLNDWNGRGWALLAGVLCGFGNGLEFMGGQAAGYAASASVQALPLVSTFWGIVLFGEYHRSSRKTYMLLVSTLVMFTVAVGALMASSGHRHRHRNQARTATF; encoded by the exons ATGTATATGGTGGAGAGTAAAGCAGGTGCTATATCATGTATGATGTTGTCGCTCTTCTTTCTGGGGACCTTCCCTGCACTCTTGACACTTGTTGAACGGCGGGGGCGTCTTCCTCAGCATACTTACCTTGATTACTCCATAACAAATTTTTTAGCTGCTGTAATCATTGCTTTGACTCTTGGTGAGATTGGAAAGAGCTCACAAGACAGTCCAAGTTTTATCCAACAGCTCTCTCAG GATAATTTGCCTTCTGTTATGTTTGCAATGGCTGGTGGCGTGGCACTGAGTATCGGAAATCTCTTAGCTCAGTATGCTTGGGCGTTTGTTGGTTTATCTGTGACAAAAGTGATTTCTTGTAGCATAGTGGTAGTTATAG GAACGACTGTGAATTACTTTCTTGATAACAAGATTAACAAAGCCGAGATTCTTTTCCCTGGGGTTGCTTGCTTCTTGGTTGCTGCATTTCTTGGCTCTGTTGTTCACTCATCCAACATGGCCGATAACAAAGTAAAGTTGAAAAGTTCATCTGCTGATTCTGAACAGTCCat GGAAACGAAAGTCCCTCTGATTTTGAATATGG TTGAACCAACGAACCTAGAAAGTGCTGCTTATTCTTCACGGAAGGCGAAGGCCGGGACAGCTGACTTTCTTGttcaactcgaaaatagaagATCCATCAAG GTGTTTGGTAAGAGCACACTGATTGGGCTGTGCttaactttcttttctggtatttccatttctctcttctctccatTATTCAATTTGGCCACAAATGATCAATGGCACACTCTAAAGGAAGGCGTCCCGCATTTGACCGTCTATACCGCGTTTTTCTACCTCTCTGCCTCGTGTTTTTTCATAGGCGTCATTTTAAATGTCGTCTTCTTTTACCGTCCTATGCTTAATTTGCCCAAGACAACTTTCAAGGAATATCTAAATGACTGGAATGGTAGAGGATGGGCCTTGTTGGCTGGAGTCTTGTGTGGGTTTGGCAATGGTCTGGAGTTTATGGGCGGTCAAGCAGCTGGATATGCAGCATCAGCTTCTGTGCAG GCACTTCCACTTGTGAGCACGTTTTGGGGAATCGTTCTGTTTGGAGAATACCATAGATCATCAAGGAAAACATACATGTTACTTGTCAGCACCTTGGTTATGTTTACAGTAGCTGTTGGGGCCCTAATGGCTTCATCAGGACATCGACATCGACATCGAAATCAGGCTAGGACTGCAACCTTTTGA
- the LOC111793351 gene encoding ninja-family protein AFP3-like, with the protein MGEANEGGSRGMEKVPLQTEKYPTDLLQRFLCRNSHQPQIGAFNEEGDAEEIELNLGLSLGGRFGVDKNSKMLVRSSSIAGTMRLRDDEASTPMAVSYPGLIRTSSLPPETEEEWRKRKELQTLRRMEAKRRRFEKQRNKDGIGMGSGGCFDEERREIGGLAGLNLREKRAGSGVLTTVAPPFGSTTWAAGARQAVIGGIVDEVVKGKGGCTSGGGGGGSRGLPGLGQPGSQCSAESQGGSSSGMSELDSKHIQGSSSYSEARSSSQEQGNQEAGGSSGSKTCENPSGSSKAETKNPSKKPDLGENRGRETGTSSMEDMPCVFTIGDGPDGRRVEGILYKYGKGEEVRIMCVCHGKFLSPAEFVKHAGGKNVAHPLRHIVVNPNSGSFS; encoded by the exons ATGGGGGAAGCCAACGAAGGAGGAAGTAGAGGAATGGAGAAGGTTCCTCTGCAAACTGAGAAGTACCCAACAGATCTGTTGCAGAGATTTTTGTGTAGAAATTCACATCAGCCCCAAATTGGGGCGTTTAATGAAGAGGGTGATGCAGAGGAGATTGAGCTGAATCTTGGGCTTTCACTTGGGGGTCGATTTGGGGTTGACAAGAATTCCAAGATGCTTGTTCGGTCGTCGTCTATTGCTGGGACGATGCGTTTGAGGGACGACGAGGCATCGACTCCGATGGCGGTATCGTACCCGGGTCTTATTCGGACGTCGTCTCTTCCACCGGAGACGGAAGAGGagtggaggaagaggaaggaaTTGCAGACGTTGAGGCGAATGGAGGCGAAGAGGAGGAGGTTTGAGAAGCAGAGGAATAAGGATGGAATTGGGATGGGGAGTGGTGGGTGTTTTGATGAAGAGAGGCGTGAAATTGGAGGCCTTGCTGGATtgaatttgagagagaaaagggcTGGTTCGGGTGTTTTGACAACAGTGGCGCCGCCGTTCGGGTCGACAACGTGGGCGGCGGGTGCTCGACAGGCTGTTATCGGCGGAATTGTGGATGAAGTTGTCAAAGGGAAAGGTGGTTGTACATCGGGCGGTGGTGGCGGCGGCAGCAGAGGTTTACCGGGGCTCGGACAGCCTGGTTCTCAGTGCTCCGCCGAATCACAGGGCGGAAGCTCATCGGGGATGTCGGAATTGGACAGCAAACACATCCAAG GATCAAGCAGTTACAGCGAAGCAAGAAGCTCCTCGCAAGAGCAAGGCAACCAAGAGGCTGGAGGTTCTTCAGGATCGAAGACGTGTGAGAATCCATCGGGCAGTTCCAAAGCAGAGACGAAAAATCCATCAAAGAAGCCCGATTTGGGCGAGAACAGGGGGAGAGAAACGGGGACGTCGTCGATGGAAGACATGCCTTGTGTGTTCACAATAGGGGATGGGCCTGATGGGAGAAGGGTGGAAGGGATTCTTTACAAGTATGGGAAAGGGGAGGAAGTGAGGATAATGTGTGTATGCCATGGGAAGTTTCTGTCGCCAGCAGAGTTTGTGAAGCATGCTGGTGGGAAAAATGTGGCTCACCCACTAAGACATATAGTTGTCAATCCCAATTCTGGTTCTTTTTCGTGA
- the LOC111788133 gene encoding PLASMODESMATA CALLOSE-BINDING PROTEIN 3-like, which produces MAVFAFLVFFLAITGRSYANYCLCRDGVSQQVLQKAIDYACGAGADCSPILTNGACFQPNTVKDHCNYAVNSYFQRKGQVQGSCDFGGAATPSVTLTATVPSGCVYPSSPSNAGTTPTSPSGTTPTMTPPGMPTMTPPGTPSSTSPGMTPSVFNNGISPSGSGGFNDGSGSGGVGFSDNRNSFLAVGSTLWLAVVFLWG; this is translated from the exons ATGGCTGTTTTCGCGTTCTTAGTGTTCTTCCTTGCCATAACTGGTCGATCTT ATGCCAACTATTGCTTGTGTAGAGATGGGGTGAGTCAGCAAGTCCTTCAAAAGGCAATAGACTATGCTTGTGGAGCTGGAGCTGACTGTTCTCCAATCCTCACCAATGGCGCTTGTTTTCAGCCCAACACCGTCAAAGATCACTGCAACTACGCCGTCAACAGCTATTTCCAGCGGAAGGGACAAGTCCAAGGAAGCTGCGACTTCGGCGGCGCCGCCACGCCCAGCGTTACCCTCACCGCCA CCGTGCCCTCTGGTTGCGTCTATCCTTCTAGCCCCAG CAATGCGGGAACAACACCGACGAGCCCCAGTGGAACTACGCCGACGATGACTCCACCAGGGATGCCGACGATGACTCCACCTGGGACGCCGTCGTCGACGAGTCCAGGAATGACGCCGTCGGTGTTCAACAACGGAATCAGCCCGAGTGGTAGCGGCGGGTTCAACGATGGCAGCGGCAGCGGCGGCGTGGGTTTCAGTGATAATAGGAACTCGTTTTTGGCTGTGGGCTCAACTCTGTGGTTAGCCGTAGTGTTTCTCTGGGGATGA
- the LOC111793293 gene encoding ureide permease 2-like — MYMVESKEGAIACMVLSLCFLGTFPALLTLLERRGRLPQHTYLDYSITNFLAAVIIAFTLGEVGKSSDASPNFIQQLSQDNWPSVMFAMAGGVALSLGNLSSQYAWAFVGLSVTEVLICSIIVVIGSTLNYFLDNKINKAEILFPGVACFVIAVCLGSAVHSSNTADNKAKLNSLSANSDKELKPIDVAGFPSRVESTDPENADGSLRKAEAGTADFLVQLENRRSIKVFGKGTVIGLCLTFFAGVSLSLFSPAFNLATNDQWHTLKKGVPHLAVYTAFFYFSASCFVIAIVLNIIFLYRPLLNLPKTTFKAYLNDWNGRGWAFLAGFLCGFGNGLEFMGGQAAGYAAADSVQAFPLVSTFWGVVLFGEYRRSSRRTYVLLVSMLFMFTAAVGILMASSGHRKP; from the exons ATGTATATGGTAGAGAGTAAAGAAGGTGCCATAGCATGTATGGTATTGTCGCTCTGCTTCTTGGGGACCTTCCCTGCACTTTTGACTCTCCTCGAACGACGGGGGCGACTTCCTCAACATACTTACCTTGATTACTCCATAACTAACTTTTTAGCTGCTGTAATCATCGCTTTCACACTTGGTGAGGTTGGAAAGAGCTCAGATGCTTCTCCAAATTTTATCCAGCAGCTTTCTCAG GATAATTGGCCTTCTGTCATGTTTGCGATGGCGGGCGGTGTAGCATTGAGTCTCggaaatctttcatctcaataTGCTTGGGCCTTTGTTGGTTTATCTGTTACAGAAGTGCTCATTTGTAGCATAATAGTAGTTATAG GCTCAACATTGAACTACTTTCTTGATAACAAGATTAACAAAGCTGAGATCCTTTTCCCTGGCGTTGCTTGCTTTGTGATTGCGGTATGTCTTGGTTCTGCTGTTCACTCGTCCAACACGGCTGATAACAAAGCAAAGCTGAACAGTTTGTCGGCCAATTCCGATAAAGAGCTGAA GCCAATAGATGTCGCTGGATTTCCTAGTAGGG TTGAATCAACGGACCCGGAGAACGCTGATGGTTCGTTGCGAAAGGCCGAGGCTGGGACTGCAGATTTTCTTGTTCAGCTTGAAAACAGACGATCCATCAAG GTGTTCGGTAAGGGCACAGTAATTGGACTGTGCTTAACTTTCTTTGCTGGTGTTTCCCTTTCTCTGTTCTCACCTGCATTCAATTTGGCCACAAACGATCAATGGCATACTCTAAAGAAAGGTGTGCCACACTTGGCTGTCTATACCGCATTTTTCTACTTCTCGGCCTCTTGTTTTGTCATAGCCATCGTTCTCAACATCATCTTCCTTTACCGCCCTCTACTTAACTTACCCAAAACAACATTCAAAGCATATCTGAATGACTGGAATGGTAGAGGATGGGCCTTCTTGGCTGGATTTCTGTGTGGGTTTGGCAATGGTCTGGAGTTCATGGGCGGCCAAGCTGCTGGATATGCAGCAGCTGATTCTGTGCAG GCATTTCCACTCGTGAGCACGTTCTGGGGAGTTGTTCTGTTTGGAGAATACCGTCGATCGTCGAGGAGAACATACGTGTTGCTTGTCAGCATGTTGTTTATGTTTACTGCAGCTGTTGGGATCCTAATGGCTTCATCAGGACATCGAAAACCTTAG